The following are encoded together in the Triticum dicoccoides isolate Atlit2015 ecotype Zavitan chromosome 6B, WEW_v2.0, whole genome shotgun sequence genome:
- the LOC119325745 gene encoding trihelix transcription factor GTL1-like isoform X1 yields MQHPEQGGAGYPYGPPLTGMTPLLPQPASAAVSVSSIPSPSPPPMQPQPAGTNLDQLPAAGPGSGSGAVNFHHDDDNMLVDAGSGRSGGDAGAGGSGSRWPREETVALIRIRSEMDAAFRNAALKAPIWEEVSRKLAELGYRRSAKKCKEKFENVDKYYRRTKEGRAGRQDGKNYRFFAELEALHAAAPQQNLPMATAATILPDPRPLAMAPAYPGAGLPDLSLSSNSESESDDESDEEEDQAGGGGGRSNEGMMALFEGMIKQITEKQDATQRLFLETLEKWEADRTAREEAWRRQELARISREREQHARERAAAAARDAALIAFLQRVGGNSVLPTPMPAHTAPHPDAPAASLQLVVAASEEGGRRGGGESGAGMSRWPKEEVHALIQLRMEKDEHCQDMGAKGPLWEDISAGMRRIGYNRSSKRCKEKWENINKYFKKVKESNKRRPEDSKTCPYFHQLDAIYRKKQFAVNNAGGGCSSTASGNAVGAVNASASEQHNPWRELEGKISNDFDRRHSVGGGSSDAPPGDGEVAAASTVLDAIATNKKSEDNVMAMESNIQSQQTEVTATDETDSDDIEGNYSDDGDDDGDEDDKMKYTIEFQKHKEGGSGSAPAPATAATVVTSSAPTGSTFLAVQ; encoded by the exons ATGCAGCATCCGGAGCAGGGTGGCGCCGGGTACCCCTACGGGCCGCCGCTTACAGGGATGACCCCGTTGTTGCCACAGCCGGCATCCGCGGCCGTGTCTGTCAGCAGCAtcccgtctccgtcgccgccgccgatgCAGCCGCAGCCAGCGGGGACGAACTTGGACCAATTGCCAGCCGCTGGccccggcagcggcagcggcgcggTCAACTTCCACCACGACGACGACAACATGCTGGTCGACGCCGGAAGCGGCAGAAGCGGCGGCGACGCGGGGGCGGGAGGGTCCGGCAGCCGGTGGCCGCGGGAGGAAACGGTGGCGCTCATCAGGATCCGGTCGGAGATGGACGCCGCCTTCCGGAACGCCGCCCTCAAGGCCCCCATCTGGGAGGAGGTCTCCAG GAAGCTTGCGGAGCTGGGCTACCGTAGGAGCGCCAAGAAGTGCAAGGAGAAGTTCGAGAACGTGGACAAGTACTACCGCCGCACCAAGGAAGGCCGCGCCGGGCGTCAGGACGGCAAGAACTACCGCTTCTTCGCGGAGCTCGAAGCGCTCCACGCCGCGGCCCCGCAGCAGAACCTGCCAATGGCGACCGCCGCGACAATCTTGCCAGATCCTCGGCCGTTGGCAATGGCGCCTGCCTATCCTGGCGCTGGCCTGCCGGACCTCAGCTTGTCGTCGAATTCGGAGTCAGAGTCGGACGACGAGTCAGACGAGGAGGAAGACcaggcgggcggcggtggcggcaggagCAACGAGGGGATGATGGCGCTCTTCGAGGGGATGATAAAGCAGATCACGGAGAAGCAAGACGCCACGCAGCGGCTGTTCCTGGAGACGCTTGAGAAGTGGGAGGCCGACCGCACCGCGcgagaggaggcatggcggcggcaGGAGCTGGCGCGCATAAGCCGCGAAAGGGAGCAGCACGCCCGGGAGCGAGCCGCTGCGGCCGCCCGCGATGCGGCCCTGATCGCGTTCCTCCAGCGCGTCGGCGGGAACTCCGTGCTGCCCACGCCAATGCCGGCCCACACGGCGCCTCATCCAGACGCGCCGGCCGCCTCGCTCCAGCTGGTGGTCGCGGCGTCGGAggagggcggccggcgagggggagggGAGAGCGGCGCGGGCATGTCACGATGGCCCAAGGAGGAGGTCCATGCGCTGATCCAGCTGCGGATGGAGAAGGACGAGCACTGCCAGGACATGGGGGCCAAAGGGCCGCTGTGGGAGGACATCTCCGCCGGCATGCGAAGGATCGGCTACAACCGGAGCTCCAAGCGGTGCAAGGAGAAGTGGGAGAACATCAACAAGTACTTCAAGAAGGTGAAGGAGAGCAACAAGAGGCGCCCCGAGGACTCCAAGACGTGCCCCTACTTCCACCAGCTCGACGCTATATACCGCAAGAAGCAATTCGCCGTGAACAACGCCGGCGGCGGCTGCTCTAGCACTGCCTCCGGGAACGCTGTGGGCGCGGTCAACGCCTCCGCCTCGGAGCAGCATAACCCCTGGCGCGAGCTCGAGGGTAAGATCAGCAACGACTTTGACAGGAGGCACAGCGTTGGAGGGGGAAGCTCAGATGCCCCGCCCGGCGATGGCGAGGTGGCCGCGGCCAGTACCGTGCTTGATGCCATCGCTACAAACAAG AAGTCTGAAGACAACGTGATGGCAATGGAGTCAAACATTCAGTCCCAGCAGACGGAGGTGACGGCGACGGACGAGACGGACAGCGACGACATCGAAGGCAACTACAGCGATgatggcgacgacgacggcgacgaggatgACAAGATGAAGTACACCATAGAGTTCCAGAAGCACAAAGAGGGCGGAAGCGGTAGCGCTCCTGCCCCGGCGACAGCTGCGACGGTGGTGACGAGTTCGGCCCCGACAGGCAGCACCTTCCTTGCTGTTCAGTAG
- the LOC119325745 gene encoding trihelix transcription factor GTL1-like isoform X2, whose translation MQHPEQGGAGYPYGPPLTGMTPLLPQPASAAVSVSSIPSPSPPPMQPQPAGTNLDQLPAAGPGSGSGAVNFHHDDDNMLVDAGSGRSGGDAGAGGSGSRWPREETVALIRIRSEMDAAFRNAALKAPIWEEVSRKLAELGYRRSAKKCKEKFENVDKYYRRTKEGRAGRQDGKNYRFFAELEALHAAAPQQNLPMATAATILPDPRPLAMAPAYPGAGLPDLSLSSNSESESDDESDEEEDQAGGGGGRSNEGMMALFEGMIKQITEKQDATQRLFLETLEKWEADRTAREEAWRRQELARISREREQHARERAAAAARDAALIAFLQRVGGNSVLPTPMPAHTAPHPDAPAASLQLVVAASEEGGRRGGGESGAGMSRWPKEEVHALIQLRMEKDEHCQDMGAKGPLWEDISAGMRRIGYNRSSKRCKEKWENINKYFKKVKESNKRRPEDSKTCPYFHQLDAIYRKKQFAVNNAGGGCSSTASGNAVGAVNASASEQHNPWRELEGKISNDFDRRHSVGGGSSDAPPGDGEVAAASTVLDAIATNKSEDNVMAMESNIQSQQTEVTATDETDSDDIEGNYSDDGDDDGDEDDKMKYTIEFQKHKEGGSGSAPAPATAATVVTSSAPTGSTFLAVQ comes from the exons ATGCAGCATCCGGAGCAGGGTGGCGCCGGGTACCCCTACGGGCCGCCGCTTACAGGGATGACCCCGTTGTTGCCACAGCCGGCATCCGCGGCCGTGTCTGTCAGCAGCAtcccgtctccgtcgccgccgccgatgCAGCCGCAGCCAGCGGGGACGAACTTGGACCAATTGCCAGCCGCTGGccccggcagcggcagcggcgcggTCAACTTCCACCACGACGACGACAACATGCTGGTCGACGCCGGAAGCGGCAGAAGCGGCGGCGACGCGGGGGCGGGAGGGTCCGGCAGCCGGTGGCCGCGGGAGGAAACGGTGGCGCTCATCAGGATCCGGTCGGAGATGGACGCCGCCTTCCGGAACGCCGCCCTCAAGGCCCCCATCTGGGAGGAGGTCTCCAG GAAGCTTGCGGAGCTGGGCTACCGTAGGAGCGCCAAGAAGTGCAAGGAGAAGTTCGAGAACGTGGACAAGTACTACCGCCGCACCAAGGAAGGCCGCGCCGGGCGTCAGGACGGCAAGAACTACCGCTTCTTCGCGGAGCTCGAAGCGCTCCACGCCGCGGCCCCGCAGCAGAACCTGCCAATGGCGACCGCCGCGACAATCTTGCCAGATCCTCGGCCGTTGGCAATGGCGCCTGCCTATCCTGGCGCTGGCCTGCCGGACCTCAGCTTGTCGTCGAATTCGGAGTCAGAGTCGGACGACGAGTCAGACGAGGAGGAAGACcaggcgggcggcggtggcggcaggagCAACGAGGGGATGATGGCGCTCTTCGAGGGGATGATAAAGCAGATCACGGAGAAGCAAGACGCCACGCAGCGGCTGTTCCTGGAGACGCTTGAGAAGTGGGAGGCCGACCGCACCGCGcgagaggaggcatggcggcggcaGGAGCTGGCGCGCATAAGCCGCGAAAGGGAGCAGCACGCCCGGGAGCGAGCCGCTGCGGCCGCCCGCGATGCGGCCCTGATCGCGTTCCTCCAGCGCGTCGGCGGGAACTCCGTGCTGCCCACGCCAATGCCGGCCCACACGGCGCCTCATCCAGACGCGCCGGCCGCCTCGCTCCAGCTGGTGGTCGCGGCGTCGGAggagggcggccggcgagggggagggGAGAGCGGCGCGGGCATGTCACGATGGCCCAAGGAGGAGGTCCATGCGCTGATCCAGCTGCGGATGGAGAAGGACGAGCACTGCCAGGACATGGGGGCCAAAGGGCCGCTGTGGGAGGACATCTCCGCCGGCATGCGAAGGATCGGCTACAACCGGAGCTCCAAGCGGTGCAAGGAGAAGTGGGAGAACATCAACAAGTACTTCAAGAAGGTGAAGGAGAGCAACAAGAGGCGCCCCGAGGACTCCAAGACGTGCCCCTACTTCCACCAGCTCGACGCTATATACCGCAAGAAGCAATTCGCCGTGAACAACGCCGGCGGCGGCTGCTCTAGCACTGCCTCCGGGAACGCTGTGGGCGCGGTCAACGCCTCCGCCTCGGAGCAGCATAACCCCTGGCGCGAGCTCGAGGGTAAGATCAGCAACGACTTTGACAGGAGGCACAGCGTTGGAGGGGGAAGCTCAGATGCCCCGCCCGGCGATGGCGAGGTGGCCGCGGCCAGTACCGTGCTTGATGCCATCGCTACAAACAAG TCTGAAGACAACGTGATGGCAATGGAGTCAAACATTCAGTCCCAGCAGACGGAGGTGACGGCGACGGACGAGACGGACAGCGACGACATCGAAGGCAACTACAGCGATgatggcgacgacgacggcgacgaggatgACAAGATGAAGTACACCATAGAGTTCCAGAAGCACAAAGAGGGCGGAAGCGGTAGCGCTCCTGCCCCGGCGACAGCTGCGACGGTGGTGACGAGTTCGGCCCCGACAGGCAGCACCTTCCTTGCTGTTCAGTAG